GTGGGACACAGATGACGCCGAAGGTCATCGAGAACGCCGACAGACTCAAGATAATAGGCAGGGCGGGCGTCGGTGTTGACAACATAGACATCGACGCCGCGACACAGAAAGGTATAATCGTCGCGAACGCACCCGAGGGCAACACCGTTGCCGCCGCCGAACACGCAGTGACTCTGATGCTCTCGATGGCGCGTAACATACCTCAGGCTCACGACTCGCTCAAGGACGGAGAGTGGAGAAAGAGCGACTTCATAGGAGTCGAGGTCAACAACAAGACTCTCGGCGTGCTCGGGCTTGGACGTATAGGCGGTCAGGTCGCCAAGAGAGCCTCGAAGCTCGGAATGGATCTCGTCGCCTTCGACCCCTATGTGAGTGAGAGCCGTGCCGAGGAGCTCGGAGCCGAACTCGCGTCGATGGAGGAGGTTCTGAGACGTGGTGACTTCATTACCGTACACACTCCTCTCACGGACGAGACACACCACATGATCAGCCACGACGAGGTCGAGACCATGCAGGATCACGCGCGTCTCGTACACGCCTCACGCGGAGGGGTCGTCGACGAGGAGGCGATAGCAGACGGCGTCGAGTCAGGAGAGATCGCGGGAGCCGCCTTCGACGTCTTCGAGGAGGAGCCTCCGAAGGACTCGCCTCTACTCGGTGTCGAGGACATCATAGTCACTCCCCATCTCGGTGCGTCGACGGAGGAGGCACAGAGAAACGTCGCGACCTCGATAGTCGAACAGGTCATAGACGTTCTCGAAGGCGGCGTCGCCGAGAACGCACTCAACGCCCCCGCAGCCACGGGAAGCCCCAAGATGAGGGCATACGCCAACCTCGCTGAGACTCTAGGAAAGCTCACAGCACAGATAACCGACACGAGCACCGAGGAGCTTGAGATAGAGTACAGCGGAGAGATAGCCGACGAGGACACATCGCCTCTCACCGTCTCGGTACAGAAGGGGATGCTCGAGCCCATACTCGACGACCCCGTCAACTTCGTAAACGCTCCGGTCTTAGCAGAGGAGAGAGGGGTCAAGGTCACCGAGTCGAAGACGGGACATACTGAGGACTTCGT
This is a stretch of genomic DNA from Candidatus Afararchaeum irisae. It encodes these proteins:
- the serA gene encoding phosphoglycerate dehydrogenase yields the protein MPKVLISDPISDEGVERLRESYAVDIKTELTEDELASQIGEYDAIIVRSGTQMTPKVIENADRLKIIGRAGVGVDNIDIDAATQKGIIVANAPEGNTVAAAEHAVTLMLSMARNIPQAHDSLKDGEWRKSDFIGVEVNNKTLGVLGLGRIGGQVAKRASKLGMDLVAFDPYVSESRAEELGAELASMEEVLRRGDFITVHTPLTDETHHMISHDEVETMQDHARLVHASRGGVVDEEAIADGVESGEIAGAAFDVFEEEPPKDSPLLGVEDIIVTPHLGASTEEAQRNVATSIVEQVIDVLEGGVAENALNAPAATGSPKMRAYANLAETLGKLTAQITDTSTEELEIEYSGEIADEDTSPLTVSVQKGMLEPILDDPVNFVNAPVLAEERGVKVTESKTGHTEDFVSLVSVTARTEDGDETKVEGTLFGKNEPRIVYIDDYRVDALPHGHMLVIHNEDRPGMIGRVGSMLGEHGINIAGMFNARESSGGEAIIVLNVDSEVSREVRDEITSEDGIKSAKYVSL